A genomic segment from Chitinophagaceae bacterium encodes:
- a CDS encoding SDR family NAD(P)-dependent oxidoreductase yields the protein MNIVITGGSRGIGKAIAEKFNKAGNTLLLCSRNINLLELAASELQQKNAASIKIFAADLSQTEEVLKFANFCLEQGTPDILVNNAGLFISGKVHNEADGQLERMLNINLFSAYHLTRAVLPAMFKNRSGHIFNICSVASLQPYNEGGSYSISKYALKGFSENLRYELREKGIKVTAVYPGAVMTESWTGFDNSQNRIMEVSDIAEMIYTASKLSAQAVVENMVIRPQLGDL from the coding sequence ATGAATATTGTTATAACCGGTGGCAGCCGTGGAATTGGAAAGGCAATTGCCGAAAAATTTAATAAAGCAGGCAATACTTTGCTGCTTTGCAGCCGTAATATTAATTTACTGGAATTAGCAGCAAGCGAACTGCAACAGAAAAATGCCGCTTCCATCAAAATTTTTGCCGCCGATTTATCCCAAACGGAAGAAGTGCTGAAATTTGCTAATTTTTGTTTGGAGCAGGGAACGCCGGATATTTTGGTAAATAATGCCGGCCTTTTTATTTCCGGAAAAGTACATAACGAAGCCGATGGCCAGTTGGAACGCATGTTAAATATCAACCTCTTTAGCGCTTATCATTTAACACGTGCCGTATTGCCTGCTATGTTTAAAAATCGTTCGGGCCATATTTTTAATATTTGTTCTGTGGCTTCACTGCAACCTTACAACGAAGGCGGCAGCTACAGCATCAGTAAATATGCTTTAAAAGGCTTTAGTGAAAACCTGAGGTATGAGCTAAGGGAAAAAGGAATAAAAGTTACGGCCGTATACCCTGGTGCAGTAATGACGGAATCGTGGACAGGCTTTGACAATAGCCAAAACCGCATTATGGAAGTTTCGGATATTGCCGAAATGATATATACTGCTTCCAAATTATCTGCACAGGCTGTTGTGGAAAATATGGTAATAAGGCCGCAGCTTGGGGATTTATAA
- a CDS encoding protein BatD, whose product MQFLFTKIFLSGYLIINAFFLQAQVKVSANVSPAVIYQNEYATFRVVIENSNGVQKVAPPDFKNFYLVSGPNEEFWESSLNNQPAKKYYAVSYIVQPKVSGRLAIGIAKVKVNGATYATTSKQITVLKSITPGSNAQQNYPFTQADPFQNKKPAKEEFTEFILKKGDDVSKKISRNMQLVLETSKQTCYIGEPLVATYNLYTRLKSNSRLDKSPSFNGFSVIDLQQPDDYGFARKKWEGREYNVYSIRKVQLYPLQSGKFELEPATLFNEVQFLKPEAINNPDVIYNMYNGAGVNPDDIITENITLSSKPVAIEVKPFPEKDKPPDFNGAVGEFEISAAVEKESIATDVPGKLLIAISGSGNMELITVPDVKWPKGIEAYEVKLNDKLNTLAVPVSGTKYFDIPFSIAKEGNYTLPSIHFTYFDPNTAAYKKIATQPIAISVTKGNSTKGIFVGNNATAKEKLSPLNQLFQNRPLVVTIIAAFIIGGLIFWLRKEQKSEEKIEAFKRVEQAQQRKQDEELHRLFIQKASLVQNALKQTENFLYTGNSSEFYTALNKEFKNFLSEKLAIHREEISSKKIMYTMDKKGFNNEVILQAQNLLQDIDKQVYSPLPSHEGKQELYSRTQQFIQYLNGFSSAGIIR is encoded by the coding sequence ATGCAATTTTTATTTACAAAAATATTTTTATCGGGCTACTTAATTATCAATGCCTTTTTTTTACAGGCGCAAGTAAAAGTATCGGCAAATGTTTCTCCTGCTGTAATTTACCAAAATGAATATGCTACTTTTCGAGTGGTAATTGAAAACAGCAATGGCGTTCAAAAGGTTGCTCCACCAGATTTTAAAAATTTTTATTTGGTAAGCGGACCCAATGAAGAGTTTTGGGAGAGCTCATTAAATAACCAGCCTGCAAAAAAATATTATGCCGTAAGTTATATCGTTCAGCCTAAAGTATCCGGAAGGCTGGCTATTGGTATTGCCAAGGTAAAAGTAAATGGAGCAACTTATGCAACAACATCAAAGCAAATAACCGTATTAAAGAGTATTACACCTGGCAGTAATGCACAACAAAACTATCCTTTTACACAAGCCGATCCTTTTCAAAACAAAAAACCAGCAAAAGAAGAATTTACCGAATTTATTTTAAAAAAGGGAGATGATGTAAGTAAAAAGATAAGCAGGAATATGCAGCTTGTATTGGAAACCAGCAAGCAAACCTGCTATATTGGCGAGCCGTTGGTAGCAACCTATAATTTATATACCCGGTTAAAAAGCAACAGCCGGTTAGATAAAAGCCCATCTTTCAACGGGTTTTCGGTAATTGATTTGCAGCAGCCAGACGATTATGGGTTTGCGAGAAAAAAATGGGAAGGAAGGGAGTACAATGTTTATAGCATTAGAAAAGTACAGTTATATCCATTGCAATCCGGAAAATTTGAACTGGAGCCTGCAACTCTTTTTAATGAAGTACAGTTTTTAAAGCCCGAAGCTATAAACAATCCCGATGTAATCTATAATATGTACAACGGCGCAGGTGTAAACCCCGATGATATTATTACAGAAAACATAACCCTTTCCAGCAAGCCGGTAGCAATAGAGGTAAAACCATTTCCTGAAAAAGATAAACCACCTGATTTTAACGGAGCTGTAGGTGAGTTTGAAATAAGCGCTGCTGTTGAAAAAGAAAGTATTGCTACAGATGTGCCGGGCAAATTACTCATTGCAATTTCAGGAAGCGGAAATATGGAATTAATTACTGTGCCTGATGTAAAATGGCCTAAGGGTATAGAGGCTTATGAAGTAAAACTTAACGATAAATTAAATACATTGGCAGTACCCGTGAGCGGCACAAAATATTTTGACATTCCATTTTCTATTGCAAAAGAAGGCAATTATACCCTGCCTTCCATTCATTTTACGTATTTTGATCCCAATACTGCTGCGTATAAAAAAATTGCTACACAACCCATTGCAATTTCAGTTACAAAAGGAAATAGCACAAAAGGCATTTTTGTCGGCAACAATGCAACAGCAAAAGAAAAATTAAGCCCGCTCAACCAATTGTTTCAAAACAGGCCATTGGTGGTTACTATTATTGCTGCATTTATTATTGGCGGATTAATTTTTTGGCTAAGAAAGGAACAAAAAAGTGAAGAGAAAATAGAAGCCTTTAAAAGGGTAGAGCAAGCCCAACAGCGTAAGCAGGATGAAGAATTGCACCGGCTTTTTATTCAAAAAGCATCTCTTGTACAAAATGCATTAAAGCAAACAGAAAATTTTTTATACACAGGTAATTCCAGCGAATTTTATACAGCGCTCAATAAAGAGTTTAAAAACTTTCTTTCAGAAAAACTAGCCATTCACCGGGAAGAAATCAGCAGTAAAAAAATAATGTATACAATGGATAAAAAGGGCTTTAACAACGAGGTAATACTTCAAGCACAAAACCTGCTACAGGATATAGACAAGCAGGTTTATTCCCCATTGCCATCTCATGAAGGAAAGCAGGAATTGTACAGCCGTACCCAGCAATTTATACAATATTTAAATGGCTTTAGCAGTGCTGGTATTATTCGGTAA
- a CDS encoding response regulator transcription factor translates to MQGKPYSILLVEDEENLQEALKLNLELEGYLISSAYNGAEALKAVQQEHFDLIILDIMLPEIDGISVLENIRLTGNLIPVLILSAKNNSADRVLGLKKGADDYLNKPFNLEELLLRVQNLIKKSEQIAIKKPLPEIYSFGKNKIDFKALEAFGKNAKKLMLTKKEIMLLKLLIENKGEVVTREKILQAVWGYNVYPTTRTIDNFILNFRKYFEEDSRNPRYFHSVRGIGYRFTE, encoded by the coding sequence ATGCAGGGCAAACCATATTCTATATTGCTTGTTGAAGATGAAGAAAATTTACAGGAAGCCTTAAAGCTTAACCTTGAGCTGGAAGGTTACTTAATAAGCAGCGCATACAACGGCGCTGAAGCTTTAAAAGCCGTACAGCAGGAGCATTTTGATTTAATTATTTTGGATATTATGCTCCCTGAAATTGACGGCATCAGCGTTTTAGAAAATATTAGACTCACTGGCAACCTTATTCCTGTACTGATACTTAGCGCAAAAAACAACAGCGCCGACCGTGTACTAGGTTTAAAAAAAGGCGCAGATGATTATCTCAACAAACCCTTTAACCTTGAAGAATTATTGCTGCGGGTACAAAACCTAATTAAAAAAAGCGAGCAAATTGCCATAAAAAAACCGCTGCCAGAAATTTATAGCTTTGGAAAAAACAAAATAGATTTTAAAGCCCTGGAAGCTTTTGGAAAAAATGCAAAAAAGTTAATGCTTACTAAAAAAGAAATAATGCTGCTGAAATTATTGATAGAGAACAAAGGCGAAGTGGTAACCCGGGAAAAAATATTACAGGCTGTTTGGGGATACAACGTATACCCTACAACCAGAACAATAGATAATTTTATCCTCAACTTTAGAAAATATTTTGAAGAGGATAGCCGCAACCCACGCTACTTTCATTCTGTAAGAGGTATTGGCTACCGGTTTACCGAATAA
- a CDS encoding GHKL domain-containing protein: MTAKPKKIKSIYVIYWVLLAYIIAALVWWFIALMQQNQIMVNIRKAELIKSDYNYDLKFKAIEEDRKRKVAQYVGEGSIFFLLIIAGAVFVFRAIRRQLKHSQQQQSFMMAITHELKTPIAVAKLNLETLLKHKLDENRQQRLLHNTLQEANRLNDLSNNLLFSSQIEAGGYMYHPEETDIAAITQKLVQEYMQRYPEREILASVEDNTIVNGDAILLQITINNLLENALKYSPKDKSICIMLAKKGPNALFSITDNGQGIPNNEKQNIFNRHYRLGNEATKKAKGTGLGLYLVKNIIFTHKGKIEVTDNPQGGSIFAFSIPLI; the protein is encoded by the coding sequence ATGACAGCAAAACCCAAAAAAATTAAAAGCATTTACGTTATCTATTGGGTATTGCTTGCTTATATAATAGCAGCACTGGTATGGTGGTTTATTGCATTAATGCAACAAAACCAAATAATGGTTAACATACGTAAAGCCGAATTAATTAAAAGCGATTATAATTATGATTTAAAATTTAAGGCAATTGAAGAAGATAGAAAAAGAAAAGTAGCCCAGTATGTTGGGGAAGGCTCCATTTTTTTTTTACTGATAATTGCCGGCGCCGTATTTGTATTCAGGGCAATCAGGAGGCAACTGAAACATTCGCAACAGCAGCAAAGTTTTATGATGGCCATTACACATGAACTTAAAACGCCTATTGCCGTTGCCAAATTAAATTTAGAAACCCTGCTCAAGCATAAGCTTGATGAAAACCGGCAGCAGCGCCTGCTCCACAATACGCTCCAGGAGGCTAACAGGCTAAATGATTTAAGCAATAACCTCTTATTCTCCTCTCAAATAGAAGCCGGAGGATATATGTACCACCCGGAGGAAACGGATATAGCTGCTATTACCCAGAAACTGGTTCAGGAATATATGCAACGCTATCCCGAAAGGGAAATTCTGGCATCTGTTGAAGATAATACAATAGTAAATGGCGATGCCATACTGCTGCAAATAACCATCAACAACCTTTTGGAAAATGCCCTAAAATATTCTCCCAAAGATAAAAGTATATGCATCATGCTGGCCAAAAAAGGGCCAAATGCACTGTTTTCGATAACCGACAACGGGCAAGGCATCCCCAACAATGAAAAGCAAAATATTTTTAACCGACATTACCGCCTCGGCAATGAAGCTACCAAAAAAGCTAAAGGAACCGGGCTTGGCCTTTACCTGGTTAAAAATATCATTTTTACACACAAAGGAAAAATTGAAGTAACCGATAACCCGCAGGGCGGCAGTATCTTTGCCTTTTCTATTCCTTTGATATAA
- a CDS encoding NAD kinase, producing MRIAIYSRGLEITQREEIGLLLQELKKQNVEPVFFQDFFNQFYSAIDIKGSYSTFNSSADMDDSIDCMISLGGDGTLLDTVTFVKDSGIPVLGINYGRLGFLANIGKEELHSAIEALVNRQFVTDKRTLLHLDANIPLFGDTPYALNEFSLHKKDTSPMIKIHTYLNGELLNTYWADGLIVATPTGSTGYSLSCNGPIVFPDSASFVITAVAPHNLNIRPIIIPDTNIVSFEIEGRTDGFLCTLDSRKEAVPKEVQIAIKKEEFGINLIRLNENNFLQTLRNKLSWGLDKRN from the coding sequence ATGAGAATAGCTATTTACAGCAGGGGTTTGGAAATTACCCAAAGGGAAGAAATTGGCCTTCTTTTGCAGGAACTTAAAAAGCAAAATGTAGAGCCTGTATTTTTCCAGGATTTTTTTAACCAGTTTTATTCTGCAATTGACATTAAAGGCAGTTACTCTACCTTTAACTCCAGCGCCGATATGGATGACAGTATAGACTGTATGATAAGCCTGGGCGGCGATGGCACTTTGCTGGACACTGTTACCTTTGTAAAAGATTCAGGCATACCGGTACTGGGCATTAATTATGGTAGGCTGGGCTTTTTGGCCAATATTGGCAAGGAAGAACTGCACTCTGCAATTGAGGCTTTGGTAAACCGGCAATTTGTAACCGATAAACGTACTTTGCTCCACCTTGATGCCAATATCCCGCTATTTGGCGATACCCCTTATGCGCTTAATGAATTTTCATTGCACAAAAAAGACACTTCACCCATGATTAAAATCCATACCTATTTAAATGGCGAACTTTTAAATACGTACTGGGCAGATGGCTTAATTGTGGCTACACCAACCGGTTCCACCGGGTATTCATTAAGTTGCAACGGGCCCATTGTTTTCCCCGATAGCGCAAGTTTTGTAATTACCGCCGTAGCGCCGCATAACCTGAATATAAGACCCATCATTATCCCCGACACCAACATTGTTTCCTTTGAAATTGAAGGCCGCACCGATGGCTTCCTTTGTACCCTTGACAGCCGCAAAGAAGCGGTACCCAAAGAAGTGCAAATTGCCATAAAAAAAGAAGAATTCGGCATCAATCTCATACGCCTTAATGAAAATAATTTTTTGCAAACCCTCCGTAACAAACTTTCGTGGGGGCTCGATAAAAGAAATTAA
- a CDS encoding CBS domain-containing protein: protein MLTIDHINKNIPQLQLTDTVGKSLHLINDYRVTHLPVVLEKKFLGLVSEEDLLDQEDEQLTLDGLQKYFIQDAILNDIHFLNAVEFSLKHDSSLVPVVNQQREYFGAITTSDLLKIMGNFAGAYEIGGIIVLQMERPQFSISEISRLVENNDCHILHLNTQTDHSTGIFTVTLHVNHREIAPLVASFERHEYDVLYSYGSEKFENEIDSNYNHLMKYLDI from the coding sequence ATGCTAACTATTGACCATATTAATAAAAATATACCCCAGCTACAGCTTACCGATACGGTTGGAAAGTCGTTACATTTAATCAACGATTACCGTGTAACCCACTTGCCGGTTGTATTGGAAAAAAAATTTCTTGGTCTTGTGAGCGAAGAGGACCTGCTGGATCAGGAAGACGAGCAACTCACACTAGATGGCCTTCAAAAATATTTTATTCAGGATGCCATTTTAAACGATATCCATTTTTTAAATGCCGTGGAGTTCAGCTTGAAACATGACAGTAGCCTTGTGCCTGTGGTGAACCAGCAAAGAGAATATTTTGGCGCCATTACCACAAGCGACCTTTTGAAAATAATGGGGAATTTTGCCGGTGCATATGAAATAGGCGGCATTATTGTTTTGCAAATGGAACGGCCGCAGTTTAGCATTTCAGAAATAAGCAGGCTGGTAGAAAACAACGATTGCCACATCCTTCACCTGAATACACAAACCGACCACAGCACCGGTATTTTTACCGTAACCCTGCATGTAAACCACCGGGAAATTGCCCCGTTGGTGGCTTCATTTGAACGGCATGAATATGATGTACTGTATAGCTATGGCAGTGAAAAATTTGAAAATGAAATTGACAGCAATTATAACCATCTAATGAAGTACCTTGATATTTAA
- a CDS encoding alpha/beta hydrolase, producing the protein MIYEIKQDGKFKYIEEGNGEPLLLLHGLFGALSNFAHLIEYFNKSYKVVVPMLPLLDLDLLHTSVGGLQKFVHKFIENRNYTSINLLGNSLGGHVALVHILKHPERIKSLTLTGSSGLFESGMGDTYPKRGDKEYIRNKTALTFYDPAIATDELVNEVFEITNNRLKVIKIIALAKSAIRNNLGEELNQIKQPTCLIWGNNDTITPPFVAKEFNRLIPNSELHFIDKCGHAPMMEVPAEFNKILEGFLTKLKTPAATV; encoded by the coding sequence ATGATTTACGAAATAAAACAAGACGGGAAATTTAAGTATATAGAAGAAGGAAACGGAGAACCCTTGCTATTGCTACATGGCTTATTTGGCGCTTTAAGTAATTTTGCACACTTAATTGAATATTTTAATAAATCCTATAAAGTTGTGGTGCCTATGTTGCCGCTGCTCGATTTGGATTTGTTACATACATCGGTGGGAGGGCTGCAAAAATTTGTACATAAATTTATCGAAAACAGGAATTATACCTCAATCAACCTATTAGGCAACTCATTGGGCGGCCATGTAGCCCTGGTACATATATTAAAACACCCAGAAAGGATAAAATCATTAACCCTTACCGGCAGTTCAGGCCTTTTTGAAAGCGGTATGGGCGACACCTATCCCAAAAGAGGAGATAAAGAATACATCCGCAATAAAACAGCCCTTACCTTTTATGACCCGGCAATAGCTACAGATGAATTGGTAAACGAAGTTTTTGAAATAACGAATAACCGGTTAAAAGTAATTAAAATAATTGCCCTGGCTAAAAGCGCCATAAGAAACAATCTGGGAGAAGAACTCAACCAGATAAAACAACCTACCTGCCTTATTTGGGGAAATAACGATACCATTACACCCCCTTTTGTTGCCAAAGAGTTTAACCGCTTAATCCCCAATAGCGAATTGCATTTTATTGACAAATGCGGCCACGCACCAATGATGGAAGTTCCGGCAGAGTTTAATAAAATACTGGAAGGTTTCCTTACAAAATTAAAAACGCCTGCTGCAACGGTTTAA
- a CDS encoding T9SS type A sorting domain-containing protein: MKKHYTLLLGYLMASLVSIAQSFTAKPGVTTCPVSNGYYEYLPQGYNNNPSEKFPLIVFIPGIGELGNGTTNLSTVLRHGPANLINGGTWPTSFNVGGQDFKFIVITPQFTTNPWCGHINTMLDYIIENYKVDIDRIYLSGFSLGGGAVWAYVGDNATYSNRIAAIVPGAGAWSPNATFCQNMAATDLPVLALHNNYDNVVPVSNTNYFVDNTNTVNGTPIAAKIIYYGISGHDLTHGFSLNLNQYGYSGFADQNVYNWMLKHKRNNASPLPVNFTGFTASKQSSRTLLKWSTANEINNQGFEILRSQDAFNWQSLGFVNSSGTNSGNYSYVDVQPFTGKNYYKLKQVDFDGKATFTAIKMIDFGKHGYIIPLNPARNELTLNTDINFSNTKLKIYNLQGQFIKVSLLNGSGQVSADVHELPAGLYAGEIMEQDKKQVIRFIKQ, translated from the coding sequence ATGAAAAAACACTACACTTTATTGCTGGGATACCTTATGGCTTCTTTAGTAAGTATAGCCCAATCGTTTACGGCAAAGCCGGGTGTTACCACCTGCCCCGTAAGTAATGGTTATTATGAATACTTGCCACAAGGTTATAATAATAATCCAAGTGAAAAATTTCCCCTTATTGTATTTATTCCCGGAATTGGAGAGTTGGGAAATGGCACCACTAACTTAAGTACGGTATTGCGCCATGGCCCTGCAAACCTTATAAACGGTGGTACCTGGCCCACTTCATTTAACGTAGGTGGTCAGGATTTTAAATTTATAGTAATAACACCTCAATTTACAACCAACCCATGGTGTGGGCACATCAACACTATGCTTGACTATATAATTGAAAATTACAAAGTAGATATAGACCGCATTTACTTAAGTGGGTTTAGCCTGGGTGGCGGCGCTGTATGGGCATATGTGGGTGACAATGCAACTTATTCAAACAGGATTGCAGCAATTGTACCCGGTGCTGGTGCATGGTCGCCCAATGCCACATTTTGCCAAAATATGGCTGCAACAGACTTACCCGTACTGGCATTGCATAACAATTATGATAATGTAGTGCCAGTAAGCAATACCAATTATTTTGTGGACAATACCAACACCGTAAACGGTACACCTATAGCAGCGAAAATTATTTATTATGGTATTTCCGGCCACGACCTTACACATGGCTTTAGCCTGAACCTTAACCAGTATGGATATAGCGGATTTGCCGATCAAAACGTATATAACTGGATGCTGAAACACAAACGAAATAATGCTTCACCGCTTCCTGTAAACTTTACCGGATTTACCGCAAGTAAGCAAAGCAGCAGAACATTACTTAAATGGAGCACAGCAAATGAAATAAACAACCAGGGTTTTGAAATATTACGCAGCCAGGATGCATTTAACTGGCAATCGCTGGGCTTTGTTAACAGCTCTGGTACTAATTCCGGCAATTATAGCTACGTAGATGTACAGCCTTTTACCGGAAAAAATTATTATAAACTCAAGCAAGTTGATTTTGATGGCAAAGCAACTTTTACAGCAATTAAAATGATTGACTTCGGAAAGCACGGATATATCATACCGTTAAACCCGGCCAGGAACGAACTTACCCTCAATACCGATATTAATTTCTCCAATACAAAATTGAAAATTTACAATTTGCAGGGGCAGTTTATAAAAGTAAGCCTGCTCAATGGCTCCGGCCAGGTTTCTGCGGATGTGCATGAACTGCCGGCAGGCCTGTATGCAGGAGAAATAATGGAACAAGATAAAAAACAGGTTATTCGTTTTATAAAACAATAG
- a CDS encoding CvpA family protein: MFLDLIFFMLLLTGIIKGYRKGLIIALFSIISFIAGIAAALKFSAVASEKLAVQLPSLGKWLPFFSFMLVFIVVIIAINIGAKMLQTVVETLMLGWLNRIGGIVFYVLIYCILFSVFLFYGTQMHLINQSYIENSQSYSRLYPLAPMIIDGIGEVIPLFKGAFTQLQNFFQKQAL, from the coding sequence ATGTTTTTAGACCTTATTTTTTTTATGCTCCTGCTTACAGGAATCATTAAAGGGTACCGCAAAGGTTTAATCATTGCTTTATTTTCTATTATTTCATTTATTGCAGGAATTGCCGCAGCATTAAAATTTTCAGCAGTGGCATCAGAAAAATTAGCGGTACAGCTCCCCTCTTTAGGTAAATGGCTCCCTTTTTTTTCATTTATGCTTGTGTTTATTGTGGTAATTATTGCCATTAATATCGGGGCAAAAATGCTTCAAACAGTTGTAGAAACCTTAATGCTCGGCTGGCTAAACCGTATAGGCGGCATAGTTTTTTATGTATTGATATATTGTATCCTTTTTAGTGTTTTTTTGTTTTATGGCACACAAATGCACCTCATCAACCAATCGTACATAGAAAATTCACAATCTTATTCAAGGCTATATCCATTGGCGCCAATGATAATTGATGGTATAGGCGAAGTAATTCCCCTGTTCAAAGGGGCTTTTACCCAACTACAGAATTTTTTTCAAAAACAGGCCTTATAA
- a CDS encoding GatB/YqeY domain-containing protein: MSLEQKIMTEMKDAMKSKNDAVLRGLRAIKAEIIKAKTEPGAGGEIDEATEQKFLQKMMKQRKDSLDIFTRQGRNDLAQKEKEEMEVIEKFMPKQLTEEEIKTAVINIISQTGASTAADMGKVMGVASKQLSGKADGKTISGIVKELLSP; this comes from the coding sequence ATGTCTTTAGAACAAAAAATTATGACAGAAATGAAAGATGCCATGAAATCAAAAAACGATGCTGTTTTACGTGGCCTTAGAGCAATAAAAGCAGAAATTATTAAAGCCAAAACAGAACCGGGAGCCGGTGGTGAAATAGATGAAGCAACGGAACAAAAATTTTTACAAAAAATGATGAAGCAACGTAAAGATAGCCTGGATATTTTTACCCGGCAAGGCCGCAACGACCTGGCCCAAAAAGAAAAAGAAGAGATGGAAGTGATAGAAAAATTTATGCCCAAACAATTAACGGAAGAAGAAATAAAAACCGCAGTTATAAATATTATTAGCCAAACCGGCGCAAGCACTGCTGCAGATATGGGTAAAGTAATGGGTGTAGCTTCCAAACAACTTTCCGGCAAAGCAGATGGCAAAACTATTTCGGGCATTGTAAAAGAGCTTTTATCACCTTAA
- the gldC gene encoding gliding motility protein GldC, with the protein MQKSSIQIDIHLDDKKLPEQINWSASETGSDKLQRAKAMCLGFWDGTEKNTFKIDLWTKDMMVDEMGDFVYQMFFTLAETFQKATGQNELTEEIKKFAGDFDKKFKATLMKPAG; encoded by the coding sequence ATGCAAAAATCTTCTATACAAATAGACATTCATTTAGATGATAAAAAATTACCCGAGCAAATCAATTGGTCGGCCAGTGAAACGGGTTCTGATAAACTGCAAAGGGCCAAAGCCATGTGCCTTGGCTTTTGGGACGGTACAGAAAAAAATACTTTTAAAATTGATTTGTGGACAAAAGACATGATGGTGGATGAAATGGGGGATTTTGTTTACCAGATGTTTTTTACCCTGGCAGAAACTTTTCAAAAAGCCACAGGGCAAAATGAATTAACCGAAGAAATAAAAAAATTTGCCGGGGATTTTGATAAAAAATTTAAAGCAACGCTTATGAAACCTGCCGGTTAA